Proteins encoded together in one Maricaulis maris window:
- a CDS encoding autotransporter assembly complex protein TamA, with product MRDAELQAALVIAIGERDMSADTPATSAMRDARTAAERARRLLRSRGYYAARVDPFVDERQGASLRVLPGQQFTIRQVDAAAAGDNAARSHALEAVTLTPGAPLLAQPVIDAEARALRALHNEGWPDAELLERDVIVDHAGQDGLITFRFLPGPYSRYGEVSRDTAVWDPQFIARISPLERGAVANREEMQTYQRRLDSLASVRSARVTLGAPVDGTDERPIEITLTEANRHTIETGLSYSTSEGPGGDVRWTRRNMFGRDETLTLSATLATLNQSATARIDRPHWRRYAQTLFLHSGLVRETTDAYDQEEIEAGIGVNRRDGRRTYGAGLSFDTSRVTDVAGERDIVTAAFDLSGGYDSRNDPLDPTEGLRASLQLTPALTFGDSDDRYVRIDARAAGYLQLNDALVAATRIRLGSVLGTSAARLGADQRFFAGGGGSARGFEYQSLSPIGSDGRPFGGLSVVELSTELRWRVTPKWGAVAFVDSAIASDQNTPDFNTLRNAVGIGGRYYFDFAPVRIDLAMPIERRSGEPAFQIYLSLGQAF from the coding sequence ATGCGCGACGCCGAGCTGCAGGCGGCACTGGTGATCGCGATCGGCGAACGGGACATGTCGGCTGATACGCCGGCGACCAGCGCCATGCGCGACGCGCGCACAGCCGCCGAGCGGGCGCGCCGCCTGTTGCGCTCCCGTGGCTATTACGCGGCCCGGGTTGACCCTTTTGTCGACGAGCGCCAGGGCGCCAGCCTGCGCGTGCTCCCCGGACAGCAGTTCACTATCCGGCAGGTCGATGCCGCCGCGGCCGGCGACAATGCCGCCAGAAGCCATGCCCTCGAGGCGGTAACCCTGACACCCGGTGCCCCCCTGCTGGCCCAACCCGTGATCGATGCCGAAGCCCGTGCGCTCCGCGCCTTGCATAATGAGGGCTGGCCGGATGCCGAGCTGCTCGAGCGGGATGTCATCGTCGATCATGCCGGCCAGGACGGCCTTATTACCTTCCGCTTCCTGCCCGGCCCGTACTCGCGCTATGGCGAGGTCAGCCGCGACACAGCGGTCTGGGATCCGCAATTCATCGCCCGCATTTCGCCGCTGGAGCGAGGAGCCGTGGCGAACCGGGAGGAGATGCAAACCTATCAGCGACGGCTCGACAGCCTGGCCAGCGTCCGCTCGGCTCGGGTGACACTCGGCGCACCGGTCGATGGCACAGACGAAAGACCGATCGAAATTACGCTCACCGAAGCCAACCGCCACACGATCGAGACCGGCCTCAGCTACTCGACCAGCGAAGGGCCGGGCGGCGATGTGCGCTGGACCCGACGCAACATGTTCGGGCGTGACGAGACACTCACCCTGTCCGCCACGCTGGCGACGCTGAACCAGTCCGCGACAGCACGGATCGATCGGCCGCACTGGAGGCGCTACGCACAGACCCTCTTCCTGCATTCCGGCCTGGTCCGGGAAACCACGGATGCCTACGACCAGGAGGAGATCGAAGCCGGGATCGGCGTCAATCGGCGGGACGGGCGCCGGACCTACGGGGCGGGGCTGTCATTCGACACCTCTCGGGTCACCGATGTCGCCGGCGAGCGCGACATCGTGACGGCCGCCTTTGACCTGAGTGGAGGCTATGACAGTCGCAATGATCCACTCGACCCGACCGAGGGCCTTCGCGCGTCCCTGCAGCTTACGCCGGCCCTGACCTTCGGCGACTCTGATGACCGCTATGTCCGGATCGATGCCCGCGCTGCCGGCTACCTTCAGCTCAACGATGCCCTCGTGGCCGCGACCCGGATCCGGCTCGGCTCGGTCCTGGGCACGTCGGCCGCGCGTCTCGGCGCTGACCAGCGCTTCTTCGCCGGCGGGGGCGGGTCGGCGCGCGGTTTTGAATATCAGTCTCTAAGCCCGATCGGCAGCGATGGCCGGCCCTTCGGCGGGCTGTCCGTCGTCGAGCTCAGCACCGAGTTGCGGTGGCGGGTGACGCCGAAATGGGGGGCGGTCGCCTTTGTCGACAGCGCCATAGCGTCGGACCAGAATACGCCGGACTTCAATACCTTGCGGAATGCTGTGGGGATTGGTGGACGCTATTACTTCGACTTTGCACCGGTCCGGATTGACCTCGCCATGCCGATCGAAAGGCGCTCGGGCGAGCCGGCTTTCCAGATCTATCTCAGTCTCGGTCAGGCTTTCTGA